GCTAAGGAAATTATGGCAGTTCTCGCTGAATTATGGGAAAGCGCTTGCCAACCCGGCGCGCCATAGTGCATGATCGATGCAACGGGAATGCGCTTTCCCACATGAGAACAGCAAGCACCGGCATCCGCAGAGCGACCGGCACACAAGGCACTGGAGAAAACATGGGCTACGAAACAAAGACGATCCGCATCGCCATGAACGGCATTACCGGCCGTATGGGTTACCGCCAGCACCTGCTGCGGTCCATTCTGCCCATCCGCGACGCCGGCGGCTTCACCCTTGAAGACGGCACCAAGGTTCAGGTTGAGCCGATCCTGGTTGGACGCAACGAAGCCAAGATCCGCGAACTCGCCGAGCTCCACAAGGTCTCCGAATGGACCACTGACCTGGACGCCGTCATCGCTGACCCCACCGTTGACATCATCTTTGACGCCTCCATGACCAGCCTCCGCGCCGCCACCCTGAAGAAAGCAATGCGCGCCGGCAAGCACATCTTCACCGAGAAGCCCACGGCCGAGACCCTCGAAGAAGCCATCGAGCTGGCACAAATCGGCAAGGAAGCCGGCGTCACCGCAGGCGTTGTGCACGACAAGCTGTACCTCCCCGGCCTGGTGAAGCTCCGCCGTCTGGTGGATGAGGGCTTCTTCGGCCGCATCCTTTCCATCCGTGGCGAATTCGGCTACTGGGTCTTCGAAGGCGACGTCCAGGCTGCCCAGCGTCCGTCTTGGAACTACCGCAAGGAAGACGGCGGCGGAATGACCACGGACATGTTCTGCCACTGGAACTACGTTCTTGAAGGCATCATCGGCAAGGTCAAGAGCGTCAACGCCAAGACCGCCACGCACATCCCCGCCCGCTGGGACGAGGCCGGCAAGGAATACAAGGCCACCGCTGACGACGCTTCCTACGGCATCTTCGAACTGGAGACCCCGGGCGGCGACGACGTCATCGGCCAGATCAACTCCTCCTGGGCCGTCCGCGTCTACCGCGACGAACTGGTTGAGTTCCAGATCGACGGCACCCACGGTTCCGCCGTCGCCGGTTTGAACAAGTGCGTTGCGCAGCAGCGCGCGCACACCCCCAAGCCCGTCTGGAACCCGGACCTGCCCGTTACCGAATCGTTCCGCAGCCAGTGGCAGGAAGTTCCCGCCAACGCTGAACTGGACAACGGCTTCAAGCTGCAGTGGGAAGAATTCCTGCGCGACGTCGTCGCCGGCCGCGAGCACCGCTTCGGCCTGCTTTCGGCAGCACGCGGTGTGCAGCTGGCCGAGCTCGGCCTGCAGTCCTCGGCTGAGCGCCGCACCATCGACATCCCGGAGATCACCCTCTAATGACGTCACTGATTCTTCCCACCGACGACGGCGGCACCCGCGAGTACCGCCTTCAGGCAGCCACCTCGTGGGTCAAGCCGACCGCTCCTTTGACGGCACGCCGCGCTTACGCCGCAGCCCACGTCATCCCTGAGGTCGCCGCGGACAACACTCCCGGCGCACCGGCTCAGCTCGATTGGGACGCCACGTTGGCCTACCGGCACGAGCTGTGGTCCTACGGGCTTGGCGTTGCCGACGCCATGGACACCGCGCAGCGCGGCATGGGCCTTGACTGGGCAGCCACCCAGCAGCTCATCAAGCGCACCGGCGCCGAGGCCGCCTCCGTTGTTGCAGCGGGCAACGCTGCCATCACCGGCAAGTCCGTCCGCGACCTTGTCTCTTGCGGCGCAGGCACCGACCAACTGGATATCACTGCCCTTCCCGAGGGCGCAGCGGGTATCCAGGCCGTCATCGACGCCTACCGCGAGCAGATTGCCGTCGTCAGCGAAGCCGGTCCCAAGGTCATCCTCATGGCGTCCCGCGCCCTGGCCAAGGTTGCCAACGGCGCTGACGACTACCTGCACGTCTACTCGACACTCCTGCAGGAAGTCGACCAGCCCGTCATCCTTCACTGGCTTGGCACCATGTTCGATCCCGCACTGGCCGGCTACTGGGGCTCCGACGACGTCTCTGTGGCCACCGATACGTTCCTCAGCTTGATCCGCGAGCACTCGGACAAGGTTGACGGGGTGAAGGTTTCGCTGCTGGATGCTTCCCACGAGGTCGCCCTGCGCGCTGCACTCCCGGAAGGCGTCCGCCTCTACACCGGCGACGACTTCAACTACCCGGAACTGATCGACGGCGACCAGACGCACCACTCGGACGCCCTACTCGGCATCTTCGCTGCCATCTACCCGGCCGCTTCGGTTGCCTTGCAAAAGTACGACGCCGGTCAGGGCACCGAAGGTCGCGCCATCCTTGACTCCACCCGTGAGCTCGGAAAGCACATCTTCAGCGCCCCCACGTTCTACTACAAAACCGGCATCGCGTTCATGTCGTGGCTCAACGGCAAGCAGCCCGGTTTCCAGATGGTGGGCGGCCTGCACTCGGGTCGCTCCGTGCTGCACTTGGCCAAGACCTTCGAACTGGCCGATCAGGCCGGCTTGCTGAAGGATCCTTCGCTGGCCGCGTTCCGGATGTCCGACTTCCTGCGGATCAACGGGGTGGGCGCATGAGCGCGGACTTCTCCCGGCTGTCGCTGAACAGCGCCACCACCAAGAAGTGGACCCTGGCCGAAGCCGTGGATGGTTGCGCACGGGCGGGGATCCCCGCGATCGGACCGTGGCGTGACCGCGTGGCCGAGGCTGGCTTGGACAAGGCAGCGAAGCTGATCAAGGACGCAGGTCTCCGGGTTTCCTCGCTCTGCCGCGGTGGCTTCCTCACGGCGGCTGACGCTGAAGGTCAGGCTGCAGCGCTGGCTGACAATTTTGAAGCCGTCCGTGAGGCAGTAGCGCTGGACACGCAGGAGCTGTTCCTGGTGGTTGGTGGGCTCGCTCCGGGTGAGAAGGACGTGGTGGCTGCACGCCAGCGCGTGGCCGACCGCCTTGAGGAACTTGTTCCGTTCGCTTCGGAGAACGGCGTGCGCCTGGTGCTGGAACCCCTGCACCCCATGTATGCCGCCGACCGCGCGCTCATCTCCACCCTTGGCCAGGCTCTCGATCTCGCCGCGCCGTACGACGCAAAGGCTGTCGGCGTCGCCGTCGATACCTTCCACGTCTGGTGGGATCCGGAACTGAAGGCGCAGATCGAACGCGCCGGCCGCGAAAATCGCATCGCCTCTTACCAGGTGTGCGACTTCAACCTGCCCATCGCTGCGGACGCGCTTTTGTCCCGCGGCATGATGGGCGACGGCGTCATCGACTTCGCCACCATCGGCACCTGGGTCAGGGATGCCGGATACACCGGCGACATCGAAGTTGAAATCTTCAACCAGGAAATTTGGGACGCCGACGGCGACACCGTCCTGGAAACCATGAAGCAGCGCTACGCGGAGCTGGTCCTCCCGTTCGCCTAACAACGTGGTCCTCCCGCGGATGCCCTAAGTTCCGCGGGAGGATCGCTCCAAAAAGCCAGCGGGCTCCTGCCAAGGTCACGGCAGGGGCCCGCTTTTGTGTCAGCGCCACCCATATTTCAGCTTTGCTGGCTCGGGACTGTGCGGCCACCACCTACTTTGATTGCTGGCATCGGCGGACACGCCGCATTCTGGGCGTGTCGAGAGGCTTTGAGTTTCGAAGAGGGTGTTGACCGCACGCTCGTCTTTTGTGTCGGTTGTAAGTCCTCGAACGGGCAGGTGAGATAAGTGGTACACAGCGGAAACATTGCGTCGACGAGAGGAAACAATGGCCACCTACGCTGGTTTTACCTGGACAAAGACGTCCACGAAACCACTGAAAGGACACCACCATGATGCTCTTGAAGACCCTGAACTTTTTCCTCGACGCCAGCGGCAGCCATAGCGGATCCGGAGATTCCAACAGCGAACCCGCTCCTGCCTTTACTAGCGAACGCCTGACCTCCAGCGCTTGGGAGGGTTGGTGGGATGACGCCGATCAGGGCTTCCCCGCCGAAGCCTGAGTCGTCAACCCGCCACAAGCCCGTCCCAGGACCACTTGGGAATCATCCGGCCAGCGGGGACGTCCTCTGCTGAGCGCTGATAGCGGGCGGCGGTCCAATGCGTGCCCCACCACCTCGTCCGGCCAGGAACGGATTCAGGAGGCTCGCGCAGCGAGCTGCACCTTGGCCTTCGGCAGGCCGATGAAGGTGACCGAACCGCCGTCCGGCGCTGTCAATTCCAGCCTGATGTTTCGCGAGCCCTCTTGGGGTTCGATTGAGTCCACCAGGAAAACCTCACCGCTGATCCGGACGCTGTCACCGTTTCTGATGGTTTTGAGCTTGGTGTTGTGCGCTTCAGTGCTCATGGCGGGGAGCTCCACGTCGGCTACTTGTTCTTCCTGGGCTCGTCACCGTGAGTTCCACGGATTTCTTCGCCGTCCCGAACCACTTGGTCTTCCTTTTCCTGCATCTTGTCGCTCTTCTTGGTATCGCGCGGCGGCAGTTGGATGCTTTCTTCGGCTTTAATACCGCCCTGCAGTTGGCGTCCGCGCTCCATCTCGGCATCGAATTCGGCTCCGAACAGCAAGGACATGTTCAGGATCCAGAGCCACAGCAGCATGATGATCACGCCTGCGAGAGCGCCGTACGTCTTGTTGTAGTTGCTGAAGTTGGCAACGTAGAAGCCGAAGCCCAGCGACGCCAGCGCGAAAATGACCAGAGCGATCAGGGAACCCATGCTCATCCAACGGAACTTAGGCTGCTTGACGTTGGGGGTGAAGTAGTAGAGCACCGCAATGATCGCCACCACAATGATGATGAGGATCGGCCACTTGGCGATGTTCCAGACGGTCAGGAACGTCTCCGACATTCCGATTGCGCCTCCTACCGCCTCCGCTACGGGACCGCTCAGCACCAGCATCCCTGCCACCAACGCAGCGCCCACAACGGAGACAACGGTGACCGCCAACATCGTGCCGCGCAGCTTGACGAAACCGCGGCCTTCGTCCACTTCGTACACCCGGTTCATCGCCCGGCTGAAGGCTGTGGTGTACCCGGAAGCGGACCAAAGCGCCACCAGAATACCGAGAATCAGCGCGAAGCCAGCGGCGTTGGACTGAGTCAGCTCCTCGATGGGCTGACGCATGGCGTCTACGCCCGGTCCCGGAGCGAACTGCTGGACAATATCCAGCAGGGCGCCGGTGGTTTTTCCTGCATCGCCGAAGATCCCGATCAGAGAGACCAACGCCAACAGCGCCGGGAAGAGGGCAAGCACTGCGTAATAGGTCAAACCAGCAGCAGCGTCCGGGCACTGATCCTTGGTGAACTCCCGCAAGGTCCGCTTGGCGATGTACATCCACGTGGGCTTGGCGAGGTCGTTGGGACTATCCGGCTTACGCGAATCTTCGGGGGAAGGTGCGGTCTTCGCCTTGGCGGTGCTGGTGTGGGCTGAGTCTTGTGTAGTCATGGGGCACTCGTCCGTTGGGGTAGTTTGCGCGAACAACTGGCCCATCAATAGTAAGCATGCTGATGATTCATTCGGAAGAACCCACGCCGAATTATCGCCTACGAGTCCGGAAGATTATCGCGGACCTGACGGTGCGGCGTGATTCGAGCGCTCCCCAAGGCTGAGCCCTGGGGAGTACAGCTAGGCCAGCTTGCTCGCCAGCAGGAACTCGAACGGGGACTCAATCACGGACCTGATGACTTGGCCCGCGGCTCCGAGGAGCGTTCCGGAATGCTCAAGGGAAGAAACCGTGAGGTTGCCCGGATCCAGCAGGCCCGGCGCGTGGCGCTCCAAACTGCCGAGCAACGCCGGCCTGAGCCACTCCGCCAGTACGGCGAAATGCCCGCCGAGGACTACGGCTTCAATATCCATCAACCGGGCAGAAGACGCGAGCGCAACGCCTAAGTACCTCCCGGCGTCGTGAACTGCCTGCGTGGCTTGCAGCTCCTGGGCGGCCAAGGCCGCCAGTAGCAGTTGCGTGCGTCCGCCCAGCGAGCCATCCGGGATGCCGGCCGCCTCGAAAATAGCCTCCTGGCCGGCAAAGGTTTCCAAGCATCCGGCTCCACCGCAGGAACAAGCCGGCCCGTCCGGGTGCACCACGATGTGGCCAAGTTCGCCCGCCGACCCGCCAGGTCCGGTGTAAAGCTCTGAGCCGATGATGACGCCCCCGCCCACGCCCACCTCACCTGAGACGTAAAGGAAGTCCGGCCGGCCTTCGCCATACCAAAGCTCTCCCAGCGCGGCACTGTTGGCCTCGTTGGACAATCTGACGCCAAGCGGGGCGCCTTCCAGCAAGGACCTCGGATTCAGCTCCTTGTGTTCCCAGTGCAGGTTGGGGGCGGACAACACCATGTTGCGCTGCTCATCCACCAAGCCCGGCACCGCCAGTCCGCCACCGAGGATCGAGATGTCCGCGGCGGCCGCGGCGGCTATGGCTTGGGCAGCCAGGCCACCCAAGCGTTCCATGACCTTTTCAGGCTCCAGCCCCCGGTTTCGGGATTCAACGGTGGAGTGGAACCGGAGGTTGCCCCCCAGGTCTACGAGGCCAACAGCCAGGTAATCCACATTGATCTCCATGCCCACCACGCCACGGCGCGCGCTGAGCTCCAAGCCTTGGCCCGGCCGCCCCCGTTCACCGTCGCGATACAGACCAACTTCCGAGACCAGCCCGGATTCAACCAGATCGGCAACCAAGCTGGAAACGGCTGCCTTGGTGAGCCCGGTTCCGGCAGCCAACTGCGCGCGGCTGGGCTTGGCATCCCCGGTCCGTGCGATGGAGTCCATCACCAATGAAAGATTTCGACGGCGGACGTCACCTACGCGTCCGGGCGCGGCTTGCTCATTCACTGGCGTGGGACCTCCCTGCAGATTCAAAAAATTCTCCCGCTTCCATTGACCATGATCCATTATCCCTCATATAGTTCAGATTGAAAACTAATTGGAATGATCTTCTTCCAGTTCTTCCCAGTGCTTTGCAAAGGAGCAAAAATGACCCCGCAGCCCACCCCGCAGGACCGCTTCACCTTTGGCCTCTGGACCGTCGGCTGGACCGGCGCCGATCCGTTCGGCGTAGCCACCCGCCCGGCGCTGGACCCGGTGGAAGCAGTCCACAAGCTCAGCGAGCTTGGCGCCTACGGCATCACGTTCCACGACAATGACCTGGTCCCCTTCGACGCCACGGCGTCCGAGCGCGACCTCATCCTGAAGAACTTCAAGGCAGCGTTGGCCGAGACCGGACTGAAGACGCCCATGGTCACCACAAACCTGTTCAGCCACCCTGTGTTCAAGGATGGCGGGTTCACCTCGAACGACCGTTCCATCCGCCGCTTTGCCCTGAGCAAGATCCTCCGGAACATCGATCTCGCTGCTGAACTGGGTGCCGAGACCTTCGTGATGTGGGGCGGCCGCGAAGGCAGCGAATACGACGGCTCCAAGGATCTTTCCGCAGCCCTGGATCGCATGAAGGAAGGCGTGGACACCGCGGCCGGCTACATCAAAGAGAAGGGCTACGGCCTGCGCATCGCCCTTGAGCCCAAGCCGAACGAACCCCGCGGCGACATCTTCCTGCCCACCGTGGGCCATGGCCTGGCGTTCATCGCACAGCTGGAACACGGCGACATCGTAGGCCTTAACCCGGAAACGGGCCACGAGCAGATGGCCGGGTTGAACTTCACCCACGGCATTGCACAGGCCCTGTGGGCGGGCAAGCTCTTCCACATCGACCTCAACGGCCAGCGCGGGATCAAGTACGATCAGGACCTTGTTTTCGGCCACGGCGACCTCACCAGCGCCTTCTTCACCGTGGACCTTCTGGAGAATGGCTTCCCCAACGGCGGACCAAAGTACGACGGTCCGCGCCACTTCGACTACAAGCCCTCCCGCACCGATGGTTACGACGGCGTGTGGGAATCAGCCAAGTCCAACATGTCCATGTACCTCCTGCTGAAGGAACGCGCACTGGCCTTCCGCGCGGACCCCGAGGTTCAGGAAGCACTCGCCACCTCAGGCGTCTTCGAACTGGGCGAACCCACGTTGAACGCTGGAGAGACCACGGCGGATCTGCTGGCCGACGCCAGCGCCTTCGACACGTTCAACGCCGATCAGGCCGCCGAGCGCTCGTTCGCCTTCGTCCGCCTCAACCAGCTGGCCATCGAGCACCTGCTCGGCGCCCGCTAGGTCCTTCCCACCCACCGCAACCCCGCCGCCGGGCTCCCAAGGGTTCTCTTTGGAGACTCCTTGCCAGCCCGGCGGCGGTCCCCCTAAGGAACAAAAGCATGCCTCTCGTAGCCGGGATCGACAGCTCCACCCAGTCCTGCAAAGTGGTCATCCGGGATTCAGTCACTGGTGCCTTGGTACGTCAGGGCCGGGCCTCCCACCCCGAGGGCACAGAAGTCCACCCGGATCATTGGTGGTCAGCCCTCCAGGAAGCAATCGCACAGGCGGGCGGATTGGAAGACGTCGATGCCGTATCCGTCGGCGGCCAGCAGCACGGCATGGTGTGCCTTGACGAGTCCGGAGACGTCGTCCGCCCGGCGCTGCTGTGGAACGACACCCGTTCGGCCACGGACGCGGAAGAACTGATCCTCGAGGCCGGCAATGGCGATGCCACCGCGGGAGCGTCCTACTGGGCATCGCGCACCGGAACCGTGCCGGTGGCATCACTGACGGCCACCAAACTGCGATGGTTGGCACGGAACGAACCCGGGAATGCCCAACGGACAGCAGCTGTATGCCTTCCCCATGATTGGCTGTCCTGGCGCTTGGCCGGCCACGGACCCGGAAGCGGGCCGGCATCCTTGGACCTCCTCCGCACGGACCGCTCGGATGCTTCCGGTACGGGCTACTTCTCTGCCAGCAGCGGCGAATACCTGCCTGAGGTCCTCAACAGCACGCTCGGCCACGTGCCTGTACTGCCCGTTGTCGTCGGGCCGTTGGAAGCCGCGGGTAAGACACCTGGCGGCGCACTGATTGGGCCGGGGGCGGGCGACAACGCCGCAGCGGGACTGGGCGTGAGTGCCGCCGTGGGGGATGTTGTCATTTCGATCGGAACATCGGGGACGGTCTTCGCCGTTTCAGATGTTCCAGCGCAGGATGAAAGCGGGCTCGTGGCAGGCTTCGCGGACGCTACAGGCAATTACTTGCCGCTGGCCTGCACGCTCAATGCGACCAGGATCTTCGACGCTACAGCTGCGCTGCTCGGTGTGACCCTTACGGAGCTCGGCGACTTGGCTTTGTCTGCTCCGGAAGGCGCCGAAGGGCTGACTCTCGTCCCGTACTTCGAGGGCGAACGAACCCCGAACCTGCCGGAAGCCACGGGTTCACTCCACGGCATCACGGTTTCCAACTACACTCCCGCCAACATGGCACGGGCCGCAGTGGAGGGCGTGTTGTGTTCGTTGGCCGACGGGCTGGCCGCCCTGCAGGCGCAGGGTGGCTCCGCACAGCGCATCATCCTGGTGGGCGGCGGCGCTCAATCGACGGCGGTCCAACAGATCGCGGCCGCAGCCTTCGGATTGCCCGTCTTCGTCCCAGCACCCGGAGAATACGTGGCGGACGGCGCAGCCAGGCAAGCTGCAGGCATCCTGACAGGCAAATTGCCGGAATGGCCACTCGAGGGAACTGAGGTTTGTCACCGAAAAACCACCGGGAATCCGGAGTTCCTGACGAGGTACCGCCACTACGCTGCCAAGGTGGCCAAGGGCTGATCAACGCCGCGCGTGCTCTATCGTGACAGGGTGAGCACTGAAGAATCCGCACCGTCCCGGCCTCCCGTCATGGAGGACGTTGCCCGAGTGGCAGGTGTCTCCCACCAGACCGTCTCCCGGGTGTTGAATAACCACCCCAATGTGAGCTCAAAGACCCGCGAGCGCGTGGAACAGGCCATCACTGAGCTGGGGTACCGCCGGAACACTGCCGCGCGAAGCCTGGTCACTCGGCGATCCCAGACCATTGGCGTGCTCGGCAGCGAAATGGCACAGTACGGGCCGTCGCACACCCTCCTCGGAGTCCAGCAGGCGGCGAGGGAGGCGGGCTATTTCGTCAGCATCGCGGCCTTGCGGGAAGTAACGCCGGAGACCATCAAGGACGCCATGGCGCACTTCATGGACCAAGGCGTTGACGGCATCGTGGTGACCGTGCCCCACCCGGGGACTTTTGACGTCCTCAAAGACATCACAGCGCAGGTGCCCTTGGTTGCTGTTGGGTCCATCGGTGACGAGCACCTCACGGGCGCCACGGTGGACCAGCGGCAGGGTGCGCGGCTCGCCGTCGAGCATCTCTTGGAACTGGGGCACCAGCGGATAGGGCACCTATCCGGGCCCGCTGATTGGATTGACGCCGCTGCCCGCATCGAGGGCTGGCGGGATGCGCTGACCGAGGCCGGGATCGAAGGGGAGACCCTTATTGAGGGCGATTGGAGCGCCGAATGCGGGTACCGCGAAGGTTTGAAAATCGCCGCAGACCGATCCGTGACAGCCCTGTTTGTCGCCAATGACCAGATGGCCCTCGGTGTACTCCGTGCGCTCAACGAACTTGGCGTCCGGGTGCCTGAGGACATCAGCGTGGTGGGCTTTGACGACCAACCGGAGTCGGCATACTTCATTCCGCCGTTGACCACGGTGGCGCAGGACTTCGAGGAACTCGGCCGGCGTTGCATCGGCTTGCTGTTGGATCGGCTGGAGAGCGGCAGCACCGGCACTCCTGTCACGGTGGCTCCGCGGCTGGTTGTCCGCTCCACAACGGCGCCAGCCATCAGCTAAGCGTCCCGCCCGCCAAGAACCCGCGTCATGAGCCTCGCTTTCGGACTGCACGCTCTTGACATCAAAGTTGTGAGCGCTAACAATTGCATCAGACCTTCTTCAGTTTTCCACCCCGACCCCCGGCAATGAGGCCTTGGCCAGCCGGATGGAGACCCTATGAATACCTCTGAAAACATCCCGCTCGACGAACAGTTCGTCATTGGCGTGGACTATGGCACTTTGTCCGGCCGCGCCGTCGTTGTGCGCGTATCTGACGGCGCCGAGATCGGCAGTGGCGTATTCGAATACCCGCACGCCGTCGTGACGGACAACCTGCCTGGAAGCAGCCAGCGACTCCCCGCCGATTGGGCCCTCCAAGTACCCAACGATTACCGCGACGTCCTGCGCAACGCTGTACCGGCCGCCGTCGCCGATGCCGGAATCAACCCGGAAAATGTGGTGGGCATCGGTACCGACTTCACCGCGTGCACCATGGTTCCGACGACGGCGGACGGTACGCCGCTGAACGAACTGGAACGCTTCGCGGATCGACCACACGCCTTCGTCAAGTTGTGGCGTCACCATGCGGCCCAGCCGCAGGCGGACCGCATCAACCAGCTCGCCGCAGAACGCGGCGAATCTTGGCTTCCCCGTTACGGCGGTCTGATCTCTTCTGAGTGGGAGTTCGCCAAGGGACTGCAGCTCCTCGAGGAGGATCCGGAAGTTTACGGCGCCATGGAGCACTGGGTTGAGGCCGCCGACTGGATCGTTTGGCAGCTCTGCGGCAGCTACGTCCGCAACGCCTGCACCGCTGGGTACAAGGGCATTTACCAGGACGGAAAGTACCCGTCCCAGGACTTCCTGACTGCACTCAACCCGGATTTCAAGGACTTTGTGTCCGAAAAGCTCGAACACACCATCGGCCGCTTGGGAGATGCCGCCGGCTACCTCACGGAAGAAGCCGCGGCATGGACCGGCCTTCCGGCGGGAATCGCAGTAGCAGTAGGCAACGTGGACGCCCACGTCAGCGCACCGGCCGCGAACGCCGTTGAACCAGGACAGCTAGTAGCGATCATGGGCACCTCCACCTGCCACGTAATGAACGGGGACGTCCTCCGCGAAGTCCCCGGCATGTGCGGAGTAGTGGACGGCGGCATCGTGGATGGGCTGTGGGGTTACGAAGCAGGCCAGTCCGGTGTGGGCGACATCTTCGGTTGGTTCACCAAGAACGGAGTACCACCGGAATACCACCAAGCCGCCAAGGACAAGGGCTTGGGCATCCACGAGTACCTCACCGAACTCGCGGAAAAGCAGGCAATCGGCGAGCACGGGCTGATCGCCTTGGACTGGCACTCGGGCAACCGCTCAGTGCTGGTGGACCACGAACTCTCCGGCGTGGTGGTGGGCCAGACCCTGGCCACCAAGCCCGAGGACACATACCGGGCGCTGCTGGAAGCCACTGCCTTTGGCACCCGGACCATCGTGGATGCCTTCCGCGATTCCGGCGTCCCGGTCAAGGAGTTCATCGTGGCCGGAGGGCTCCTGAAGAACAAGTTCCTGATGCAGGTGTACGCCGACATTACCGGCCTGCAGCTCTCCACCATCGGATCAGAGCAGGGTCCTGCGCTGGGCTCGGCAATCCACGCAGCCGTGGCCGCAGGGAAATACAAGGACATCCGTGAAGCCGCCTCCTCCATGGCTGCCGCTCCCGGCGCCGTCTACACGCCCATCCCGGAAAACGTGGCCGCCTACGAGGTCCTCTTTCAGGAATACCGCACCCTGCACGACTACTTCGGCCGCGGCACCAACAACGTCATGCACCGCCTCAAGGCCATCCAACGCGCTGCGATCCAAGGCTCCTCACACAACGGCCCAGCGGCCCAGGCCAGCACTTTGGAAGGAGCATCCGCATGAGCTCGCTTCTGGAATCCATCGCGAAGGTCCGCAGGGACGTCTGCGATCTGCATGCCGAACTGACCCGCTACGAATTGGTCGTTTGGACCGCAGGCAACGTGTCTGGCCGTATCCCGGGTCACGACCTCATGGTCATCAAGCCATCCGGCGTCTCCTATGACCAGCTCACGCCTGAGCTCATGGTGGTCACTGACCTGTACGGCACACCCGTCCGGGGAATGAACACCGGGAGCGCCGGCACCGTGGATTGGGGCAACCCGGAGCTCTCCCCGTCCTCCGATACCGCAGCGCACGCCTACGTCTACCGGCACATGCCCGAGGTAGGAGGTGTGGTCCACACCCACTCCACTTACGCCACGGCCTGGGCTGCGCGCGGCGAGGAAATCCCCTGCGTGCTGACCATGATGGGCGATGAGTTCGGCGGGCCCATTCCGGTGGGACCGTTCGCGCTGATCGGCGACGACTCCATCGGCCAAGGCATCGTGGAGACCCTCAAGAACTCCAACTCCCCCGCGGTCCTGATGCAGAACCACGGCCCCTTCACCAT
This genomic interval from Paenarthrobacter aurescens TC1 contains the following:
- a CDS encoding xylose repressor (identified by match to protein family HMM PF00480), which gives rise to MDHGQWKRENFLNLQGGPTPVNEQAAPGRVGDVRRRNLSLVMDSIARTGDAKPSRAQLAAGTGLTKAAVSSLVADLVESGLVSEVGLYRDGERGRPGQGLELSARRGVVGMEINVDYLAVGLVDLGGNLRFHSTVESRNRGLEPEKVMERLGGLAAQAIAAAAAADISILGGGLAVPGLVDEQRNMVLSAPNLHWEHKELNPRSLLEGAPLGVRLSNEANSAALGELWYGEGRPDFLYVSGEVGVGGGVIIGSELYTGPGGSAGELGHIVVHPDGPACSCGGAGCLETFAGQEAIFEAAGIPDGSLGGRTQLLLAALAAQELQATQAVHDAGRYLGVALASSARLMDIEAVVLGGHFAVLAEWLRPALLGSLERHAPGLLDPGNLTVSSLEHSGTLLGAAGQVIRSVIESPFEFLLASKLA
- the xylA gene encoding xylose isomerase (identified by match to protein family HMM PF01261; match to protein family HMM TIGR02631), translating into MTPQPTPQDRFTFGLWTVGWTGADPFGVATRPALDPVEAVHKLSELGAYGITFHDNDLVPFDATASERDLILKNFKAALAETGLKTPMVTTNLFSHPVFKDGGFTSNDRSIRRFALSKILRNIDLAAELGAETFVMWGGREGSEYDGSKDLSAALDRMKEGVDTAAGYIKEKGYGLRIALEPKPNEPRGDIFLPTVGHGLAFIAQLEHGDIVGLNPETGHEQMAGLNFTHGIAQALWAGKLFHIDLNGQRGIKYDQDLVFGHGDLTSAFFTVDLLENGFPNGGPKYDGPRHFDYKPSRTDGYDGVWESAKSNMSMYLLLKERALAFRADPEVQEALATSGVFELGEPTLNAGETTADLLADASAFDTFNADQAAERSFAFVRLNQLAIEHLLGAR
- the xylB gene encoding xylulokinase (identified by match to protein family HMM PF00370; match to protein family HMM PF02782; match to protein family HMM TIGR01312), whose product is MPLVAGIDSSTQSCKVVIRDSVTGALVRQGRASHPEGTEVHPDHWWSALQEAIAQAGGLEDVDAVSVGGQQHGMVCLDESGDVVRPALLWNDTRSATDAEELILEAGNGDATAGASYWASRTGTVPVASLTATKLRWLARNEPGNAQRTAAVCLPHDWLSWRLAGHGPGSGPASLDLLRTDRSDASGTGYFSASSGEYLPEVLNSTLGHVPVLPVVVGPLEAAGKTPGGALIGPGAGDNAAAGLGVSAAVGDVVISIGTSGTVFAVSDVPAQDESGLVAGFADATGNYLPLACTLNATRIFDATAALLGVTLTELGDLALSAPEGAEGLTLVPYFEGERTPNLPEATGSLHGITVSNYTPANMARAAVEGVLCSLADGLAALQAQGGSAQRIILVGGGAQSTAVQQIAAAAFGLPVFVPAPGEYVADGAARQAAGILTGKLPEWPLEGTEVCHRKTTGNPEFLTRYRHYAAKVAKG
- a CDS encoding transcriptional regulator, lacI family (identified by match to protein family HMM PF00356; match to protein family HMM PF00532), with the protein product MSTEESAPSRPPVMEDVARVAGVSHQTVSRVLNNHPNVSSKTRERVEQAITELGYRRNTAARSLVTRRSQTIGVLGSEMAQYGPSHTLLGVQQAAREAGYFVSIAALREVTPETIKDAMAHFMDQGVDGIVVTVPHPGTFDVLKDITAQVPLVAVGSIGDEHLTGATVDQRQGARLAVEHLLELGHQRIGHLSGPADWIDAAARIEGWRDALTEAGIEGETLIEGDWSAECGYREGLKIAADRSVTALFVANDQMALGVLRALNELGVRVPEDISVVGFDDQPESAYFIPPLTTVAQDFEELGRRCIGLLLDRLESGSTGTPVTVAPRLVVRSTTAPAIS
- the araB gene encoding L-ribulokinase (identified by match to protein family HMM PF00370; match to protein family HMM PF02782; match to protein family HMM TIGR01234), which produces MNTSENIPLDEQFVIGVDYGTLSGRAVVVRVSDGAEIGSGVFEYPHAVVTDNLPGSSQRLPADWALQVPNDYRDVLRNAVPAAVADAGINPENVVGIGTDFTACTMVPTTADGTPLNELERFADRPHAFVKLWRHHAAQPQADRINQLAAERGESWLPRYGGLISSEWEFAKGLQLLEEDPEVYGAMEHWVEAADWIVWQLCGSYVRNACTAGYKGIYQDGKYPSQDFLTALNPDFKDFVSEKLEHTIGRLGDAAGYLTEEAAAWTGLPAGIAVAVGNVDAHVSAPAANAVEPGQLVAIMGTSTCHVMNGDVLREVPGMCGVVDGGIVDGLWGYEAGQSGVGDIFGWFTKNGVPPEYHQAAKDKGLGIHEYLTELAEKQAIGEHGLIALDWHSGNRSVLVDHELSGVVVGQTLATKPEDTYRALLEATAFGTRTIVDAFRDSGVPVKEFIVAGGLLKNKFLMQVYADITGLQLSTIGSEQGPALGSAIHAAVAAGKYKDIREAASSMAAAPGAVYTPIPENVAAYEVLFQEYRTLHDYFGRGTNNVMHRLKAIQRAAIQGSSHNGPAAQASTLEGASA